The following coding sequences lie in one Pseudorca crassidens isolate mPseCra1 chromosome 2, mPseCra1.hap1, whole genome shotgun sequence genomic window:
- the CTXND2 gene encoding cortexin domain containing 2: protein MDDSSLSSSVDVDKGFAIAFVVLLFLFLMVMIFRCAKLVKNPYKASSTATESSLS from the coding sequence ATGGATGATTCAAGCCTGTCCAGCAGTGTTGATGTAGACAAAGGCTTTGCCATTgcctttgttgttcttctttttttgttcctaATGGTGATGATTTTTCGGTGTGCCAAGTTGGTGAAGAATCCCTATAAGGCCAGCTCCACAGCCACAGAATCATCTCTGAGCTGA